In the genome of Pseudomonas sp. P5_109, one region contains:
- the dmpG gene encoding 4-hydroxy-2-oxovalerate aldolase, whose product MNLQGKSVRLHDMSLRDGMHAKQHQISIEQMVSVATGLDAAGVPLIEITHGDGLGGASLNYGFPAHSDEEYFAAVIPQMKQAKVSALLLPGIGTLDHLRMAHEHGVSTIRVATHCTEADVSGQHIGMSAKMGLDTVGFLMMAHMVSPEKLLEQARLMESYGANCIYCTDSAGYMLPDEVTQKIGALRAGLNAGTEVGFHGHHNMGMAIANSLAAIEAGAARIDGSVAGLGAGAGNTPLEVFVAVLERMGVNSGVDLYKIMDVAEDLVVPMMDQPIRLDRDALTLGYAGVYSSFLLFAKRAEQKYGIAARELLVELGRRGTVGGQEDMIEDLALTLSRARGVLPT is encoded by the coding sequence ATGAATTTGCAAGGTAAGAGCGTCCGTCTGCACGACATGAGCCTGCGTGACGGCATGCACGCCAAACAGCACCAGATCAGTATCGAACAAATGGTCTCGGTGGCCACCGGCCTCGATGCGGCCGGCGTGCCGCTAATCGAAATCACCCATGGCGATGGCCTCGGCGGGGCGTCGCTTAACTACGGTTTCCCGGCCCACAGCGACGAGGAATATTTCGCTGCGGTGATCCCGCAGATGAAACAGGCCAAGGTCTCGGCCCTGTTGTTGCCGGGGATCGGCACCCTCGATCACCTGAGAATGGCCCATGAGCACGGCGTCTCGACCATTCGCGTGGCCACTCACTGCACCGAGGCGGACGTGTCCGGGCAGCATATCGGCATGTCGGCGAAGATGGGCCTGGACACCGTCGGCTTCCTGATGATGGCGCACATGGTCAGCCCGGAGAAACTGCTGGAGCAGGCACGCCTGATGGAAAGCTACGGCGCCAATTGCATCTACTGCACCGACTCGGCGGGCTACATGCTGCCTGATGAAGTGACGCAAAAGATCGGTGCCCTGCGCGCCGGGTTGAATGCCGGGACTGAAGTCGGTTTCCACGGTCACCACAACATGGGCATGGCCATCGCCAACTCCCTGGCCGCGATCGAGGCCGGTGCTGCGCGCATCGATGGTTCGGTTGCGGGCCTGGGCGCAGGGGCGGGCAACACGCCGCTGGAAGTGTTCGTCGCGGTGCTGGAACGCATGGGTGTCAACAGCGGCGTCGACCTGTACAAGATCATGGACGTGGCCGAAGACCTGGTGGTACCGATGATGGACCAGCCGATCCGCCTGGATCGTGATGCCCTGACGTTGGGTTATGCTGGGGTTTACAGTTCGTTCCTGTTGTTCGCCAAGCGGGCGGAGCAGAAGTACGGTATTGCGGCGCGTGAGCTGCTGGTGGAGTTGGGGCGGCGCGGAACCGTGGGTGGCCAGGAGGACATGATTGAAGACCTGGCGCTGACTCTGTCGCGAGCCAGGGGTGTACTGCCGACCTGA
- a CDS encoding nuclear transport factor 2 family protein: MNLEQRIARLEALEDIRQLKHRYLNACDLKQVEVIADCFAEGEVLIDYGPLGIFRERDSFVALYRELACHERVIDLHHGANPEIEVLNEDQAQGRWALWYFNLDGENGATRQLGGFYQDRYQRVAGQWKIVATRFTAHSEVARS; the protein is encoded by the coding sequence ATGAATCTGGAACAGCGTATCGCCCGCCTGGAGGCGCTGGAGGACATCCGCCAGCTCAAGCATCGTTACCTCAACGCCTGCGACCTCAAGCAGGTCGAGGTGATTGCCGACTGCTTTGCCGAAGGTGAAGTGCTGATCGATTACGGGCCGTTGGGGATCTTTCGTGAGCGCGACAGTTTTGTCGCGCTGTACCGCGAACTGGCTTGCCATGAACGGGTGATCGATCTGCATCATGGTGCCAATCCGGAAATCGAGGTGCTGAACGAGGACCAGGCCCAGGGCCGTTGGGCCTTGTGGTATTTCAATCTGGATGGCGAGAACGGGGCGACGCGGCAGCTGGGTGGGTTCTATCAGGACCGTTACCAGCGTGTTGCCGGTCAATGGAAGATCGTCGCCACCCGTTTTACCGCTCACTCGGAAGTGGCGCGTTCCTGA
- a CDS encoding alpha/beta fold hydrolase, whose product MGASAQGHFVTLPDGLQLHYKDTGGNGEPVIFIHGSGPGASGHSNFKQNYPEFAEAGYRVIVPDLPGYGASDKPDTLYTLDFFVAALSGLLDALDIQRCVLVGNSLGGAIAIKLALDQPQRVSRLVLMAPGGLMEKEQYYLQMEGIQKMGAAFAKGELNDAAGMRRLLALQLFDETLISDETVNERVAVVQQQPVCVLSTMQVPNMTSRLAELQCPILGFWGMNDKFCPSSGAQTMLENCTSIRFVMLSECGHWVQVEHRDLFNRQCLAFFQEARG is encoded by the coding sequence ATGGGCGCTTCAGCGCAAGGGCACTTCGTTACGCTGCCGGATGGTTTGCAGCTGCACTATAAAGACACCGGTGGCAATGGCGAGCCGGTGATTTTCATCCATGGCAGCGGGCCGGGCGCCAGCGGTCACAGTAACTTCAAGCAGAACTACCCGGAGTTTGCCGAAGCCGGCTATCGAGTCATCGTCCCGGACTTGCCGGGCTACGGCGCTTCGGACAAACCCGACACCCTCTACACCCTGGACTTTTTCGTTGCCGCGCTGAGCGGTCTGCTCGACGCCCTGGACATCCAGCGCTGCGTGCTGGTCGGCAACTCCCTGGGCGGTGCGATCGCGATCAAACTGGCCCTCGACCAACCGCAGCGTGTCAGCCGTCTGGTGCTGATGGCGCCCGGTGGCCTGATGGAGAAAGAACAGTATTACCTGCAGATGGAAGGCATCCAGAAAATGGGCGCGGCCTTCGCCAAGGGTGAGCTGAACGATGCGGCGGGCATGCGTCGCCTGCTGGCCCTGCAACTGTTCGACGAAACCCTGATCAGCGACGAAACGGTCAACGAGCGCGTTGCCGTGGTGCAACAGCAACCGGTGTGTGTGCTGTCGACCATGCAGGTGCCGAACATGACGTCGCGCCTGGCCGAACTGCAGTGCCCGATCCTCGGCTTCTGGGGCATGAACGACAAGTTCTGCCCGTCCTCCGGTGCCCAGACCATGCTTGAAAACTGCACCAGCATCCGTTTCGTGATGCTCAGCGAGTGCGGGCATTGGGTGCAGGTCGAGCACCGTGATCTGTTCAACCGCCAGTGCCTGGCATTTTTTCAGGAGGCCCGCGGATGA
- a CDS encoding SDR family oxidoreductase: MLDPMDFRGKVVLVTGGGKGVGRGISQRFLECGAEVVICGREAPQTLPASGGREALFVACDLRDVEQSAGLIAQIVERFGRLDVLVNNAGGSPNADAATASPRFSEAIIRLNLIAPLNLCQQANQVMQAQADGGAIINICSVSATRPSPGTAAYGAAKAGLLNLTTSLAVEWAPKVRVNAVTAGLILTEQAAMHYGDDAGIARVAATIPLQRLATPEDIGDTCLYLASKLARYVSGADIAVHGAGERPAFLDAAQSHS; the protein is encoded by the coding sequence ATGCTTGATCCTATGGACTTTCGCGGCAAAGTGGTACTGGTCACCGGCGGTGGCAAAGGCGTCGGGCGTGGCATCAGCCAGCGCTTTCTCGAATGCGGCGCCGAGGTGGTGATCTGCGGTCGCGAAGCCCCACAGACCTTGCCTGCCAGCGGTGGGCGCGAGGCGTTGTTCGTGGCCTGTGACCTGCGCGATGTCGAACAATCCGCAGGCCTGATCGCACAGATCGTCGAGCGCTTCGGCCGCCTCGACGTGCTGGTCAACAACGCCGGAGGCTCGCCGAACGCCGATGCCGCCACGGCCTCGCCGCGCTTCAGCGAAGCGATCATCCGCCTGAACCTGATCGCGCCCCTGAACCTGTGCCAGCAAGCCAATCAGGTGATGCAAGCCCAGGCCGACGGCGGTGCGATCATCAACATCTGCAGCGTCAGCGCCACCCGCCCTTCCCCCGGCACCGCAGCCTATGGCGCGGCCAAGGCCGGGCTGTTGAACCTGACCACTTCACTGGCGGTGGAATGGGCGCCGAAGGTGCGGGTCAACGCCGTGACCGCCGGACTGATTCTCACCGAGCAGGCGGCCATGCATTATGGTGACGATGCCGGTATTGCCCGGGTGGCGGCGACCATCCCGCTGCAACGCCTGGCGACCCCGGAGGACATTGGCGACACCTGCCTGTACCTGGCCTCGAAGCTGGCCCGTTACGTCAGCGGCGCGGATATCGCGGTGCACGGTGCCGGCGAACGCCCGGCGTTTCTCGATGCAGCCCAATCCCATTCATGA
- a CDS encoding steroid Delta-isomerase: MISAQQIQATMARYVELVDAGDIDGILALYAKDATVEDPVGQAPLQGIDAIARFYREGLGAMNVSATQTGPVRATLNGCGAMPFRVDMEWGGQPCSLHVIDVMEFNVDGQIRSMKAFWSEVNVTARGAA; the protein is encoded by the coding sequence ATGATCAGCGCACAACAAATCCAGGCGACCATGGCGCGTTATGTGGAACTGGTGGATGCCGGCGATATCGACGGCATCCTAGCGCTCTACGCCAAAGACGCCACCGTTGAAGACCCGGTCGGCCAGGCGCCATTGCAGGGCATCGACGCCATCGCGCGTTTTTACCGTGAAGGACTGGGGGCGATGAACGTCTCGGCGACCCAGACCGGGCCGGTGCGCGCGACGCTCAACGGTTGCGGCGCGATGCCGTTCCGGGTCGACATGGAGTGGGGCGGGCAACCGTGCTCGCTGCATGTGATCGACGTGATGGAGTTCAATGTCGACGGCCAGATCCGCTCGATGAAAGCCTTCTGGAGTGAGGTCAACGTGACCGCGCGAGGTGCGGCATGA
- a CDS encoding acetyl-CoA C-acyltransferase, which produces MKEAVIVSTARTPIGKAFRGAFNDTEAPQLGGHVVREAVRRAGIEPGEVDDVIIGAAAQQGTQSYNLGRLCAIAGGLPASVAGMAVERQCSSGLMSIAMAAKGIMCDEIDIAVAGGLESISLVQNKHKNLYRNQSGSVIELDPHAYIPMIETAEIVSARYGITRDEQDEYSYQSQLRTAQAQSAGRFDRELAPLASRKALFDKATGETRYETVTLLRDECNRIDTTLQSLKALEPVWPGGQWSEKGRFITAGNASQLSDGASASVLMSAKMAEKRGLEPLGIYRGMAVAGCNSDEMGIGPIYAIPKLLKRHGLTMDHIGLWELNEAFACQVLYCRDTLGIPAERLNVNGGAISIGHPFGMSGARMVGHALVEGQRRGLRYVVVSMCIGGGMGAAALFEVV; this is translated from the coding sequence ATGAAAGAAGCCGTCATCGTTTCGACCGCCCGTACCCCGATCGGCAAGGCCTTTCGCGGTGCCTTCAACGACACCGAAGCCCCGCAACTGGGCGGCCATGTGGTACGCGAAGCCGTGCGCCGCGCCGGCATCGAGCCAGGTGAAGTGGACGACGTGATCATTGGCGCCGCCGCGCAACAGGGTACGCAGTCCTATAACCTGGGGCGCCTTTGCGCGATTGCCGGCGGCCTGCCGGCATCGGTTGCCGGGATGGCCGTCGAGCGCCAGTGCTCGTCGGGCCTGATGAGTATCGCCATGGCCGCCAAGGGCATCATGTGCGACGAAATCGACATCGCCGTGGCCGGTGGCCTGGAGTCGATTTCCCTGGTGCAGAACAAACACAAGAATCTCTATCGCAACCAGTCGGGTTCGGTGATCGAGCTGGACCCGCACGCCTATATCCCGATGATCGAAACCGCCGAGATCGTCTCCGCGCGCTACGGCATTACCCGCGACGAGCAGGACGAATACAGCTACCAGAGCCAGCTGCGTACCGCACAGGCCCAAAGTGCCGGGCGCTTCGACCGTGAGCTGGCGCCGCTGGCCAGCCGCAAGGCACTGTTCGACAAGGCCACCGGCGAAACCCGTTATGAAACCGTCACCTTGCTGCGCGACGAGTGCAACCGCATCGACACCACCCTCCAAAGCCTGAAGGCGCTGGAGCCGGTATGGCCGGGTGGTCAGTGGAGCGAAAAGGGGCGTTTCATCACCGCCGGCAATGCCTCGCAGTTGTCCGACGGTGCGTCGGCCTCGGTGTTGATGAGCGCGAAAATGGCCGAGAAACGTGGCCTTGAACCGCTGGGGATCTATCGCGGCATGGCGGTCGCCGGCTGCAACTCCGACGAGATGGGCATCGGCCCGATCTACGCCATTCCCAAGCTGCTCAAGCGCCACGGCCTGACCATGGACCACATCGGCCTCTGGGAGTTGAACGAAGCGTTCGCCTGTCAGGTGCTGTACTGCCGCGACACCCTGGGCATTCCGGCCGAGCGCCTGAACGTCAACGGCGGGGCGATTTCCATCGGCCATCCGTTCGGCATGTCCGGGGCGCGCATGGTCGGCCATGCGCTGGTTGAAGGCCAGCGTCGCGGCTTGCGTTACGTGGTGGTGAGCATGTGCATCGGTGGCGGCATGGGCGCGGCAGCCTTGTTCGAGGTGGTCTGA
- a CDS encoding acyl-CoA dehydrogenase family protein — translation MKISFSEQDERFRQEVADWMSANLCGEFEALRFRGGPGDEHMFPEERKAWERKLAEGGWTCVGWAPEHGGRGLSITQQVIFHEEYARAGGPGRMGHIGEGLAGPTIAAFGTLEQQQRFLPGIVSGTSFWCQGYSEPGAGSDLANVKTRATLDEATGQWLINGQKVWTSLAHESDWCFVIARTEPGSVGHRGLSFLLVPMAQAEITVRPIEQLTGTSEFNEVFFDDARTDAANIIGAPGEGWKIAMALLGFERGVSTLGQQMQFQNELNEIIAIAKTNGADRDPILRQRLAEAWSGLRIMRYNSLRMLSGSQDGSLRKEATIYKLFWSTWHASLGKLAMDVLGAEAELLEAGPYQLTRLQSLYLFSRADTLYGGSNEIQRNIIAERALGMPKEPRPRA, via the coding sequence ATGAAAATCAGTTTTAGCGAGCAGGACGAACGCTTCCGCCAGGAAGTCGCCGACTGGATGAGTGCCAACCTTTGCGGTGAGTTCGAGGCCCTGCGTTTTCGCGGCGGTCCAGGCGATGAGCACATGTTTCCCGAGGAACGCAAAGCCTGGGAACGCAAACTCGCCGAAGGCGGCTGGACCTGCGTCGGCTGGGCGCCGGAGCATGGCGGGCGTGGCCTGTCGATCACCCAGCAAGTTATTTTCCACGAGGAATATGCCCGCGCTGGCGGCCCCGGTCGCATGGGCCATATCGGCGAAGGCCTGGCCGGGCCGACCATTGCCGCGTTCGGCACGCTCGAACAGCAACAGCGCTTTTTGCCGGGGATCGTCAGCGGTACGTCGTTCTGGTGCCAGGGCTATTCCGAGCCGGGCGCCGGTTCCGACCTGGCCAACGTCAAGACCCGTGCGACGCTGGATGAAGCGACCGGCCAATGGCTGATCAACGGGCAAAAAGTCTGGACTTCCCTGGCCCACGAATCGGATTGGTGCTTTGTCATCGCCCGCACCGAGCCGGGCAGCGTCGGCCATCGTGGCCTGTCGTTCCTGCTGGTGCCGATGGCCCAGGCGGAAATTACCGTACGACCGATCGAGCAACTGACCGGCACCTCGGAATTCAACGAAGTGTTTTTCGACGATGCCCGCACCGACGCCGCCAACATCATCGGCGCGCCGGGCGAAGGCTGGAAGATCGCCATGGCGCTGCTCGGCTTTGAGCGGGGCGTGTCGACTCTTGGCCAGCAGATGCAGTTCCAGAACGAACTCAACGAAATCATCGCCATCGCCAAGACCAATGGCGCCGACCGCGACCCGATCCTGCGCCAGCGCCTGGCCGAAGCCTGGAGCGGGCTGCGGATCATGCGCTACAACTCGCTGCGCATGCTCTCGGGTAGCCAGGACGGTTCGCTGCGCAAAGAGGCGACCATCTACAAATTGTTCTGGTCGACCTGGCACGCCAGCCTCGGCAAGTTGGCAATGGATGTTCTCGGCGCCGAGGCGGAACTGCTCGAAGCCGGGCCTTATCAGTTGACCCGTTTGCAGTCGCTGTACCTGTTCAGCCGCGCCGACACCCTGTACGGCGGCAGCAACGAAATCCAGCGCAACATCATCGCCGAGCGTGCCCTGGGCATGCCCAAAGAGCCGCGTCCGCGCGCCTGA
- a CDS encoding acetaldehyde dehydrogenase (acetylating): MSKKLRAAIIGPGNIGTDLLMKMCRSEWIEPVWMVGVDPESEGLKRAREMGIKTTAGGVDGLLPHVLDDDIRIAFDATSAYVHAENSRKLNELGVIMIDLTPAAIGPYCVPPVNLKEHASSLAMNVNMVTCGGQATIPMVAAVSRVQPVGYGEIVATVSSGSVGPGTRQNIDEFTRTTAGAVEKIGGARRGKAIIVINPAEPPLMMRDTIHCLTDDEPNQDAIRTSVLEMVREVQRYVPGYKLINGPVFDGRKVSIFIEVEGLGDFLPKSAGNLDIMTAAGLRTAEMFAEEAHKGTLQLPVR; encoded by the coding sequence ATGAGCAAAAAACTCAGAGCGGCCATTATCGGCCCGGGCAACATCGGCACCGATCTGCTGATGAAAATGTGCCGATCGGAATGGATCGAACCGGTGTGGATGGTCGGCGTCGACCCTGAATCCGAAGGCCTGAAGCGTGCCCGCGAAATGGGCATCAAAACCACCGCCGGTGGTGTCGACGGCTTGCTGCCGCACGTGCTCGACGATGACATTCGCATCGCCTTCGATGCCACCTCGGCTTACGTGCATGCGGAAAACAGCCGCAAGCTCAACGAACTGGGGGTGATCATGATCGACCTCACGCCGGCGGCCATCGGCCCGTACTGCGTGCCGCCGGTCAACCTCAAGGAGCACGCCTCGAGCCTGGCGATGAACGTCAACATGGTTACTTGCGGTGGCCAGGCGACCATCCCGATGGTGGCGGCAGTGTCGCGGGTACAACCGGTGGGCTACGGCGAAATCGTCGCGACGGTGTCCTCCGGTTCGGTCGGCCCGGGCACGCGGCAGAACATCGATGAATTCACCCGCACCACGGCTGGAGCGGTGGAGAAGATCGGCGGCGCCCGACGCGGCAAGGCAATCATCGTGATCAACCCGGCCGAGCCGCCGCTGATGATGCGCGACACCATCCACTGCCTGACCGATGACGAACCGAACCAGGACGCAATCCGCACCTCGGTGCTGGAGATGGTCCGCGAAGTCCAGCGTTATGTGCCGGGCTACAAGCTGATCAACGGGCCGGTGTTCGACGGGCGCAAGGTGTCGATCTTCATCGAGGTCGAAGGCCTCGGCGATTTCCTGCCCAAGTCCGCCGGCAACCTCGACATCATGACCGCCGCCGGTTTGCGCACGGCCGAGATGTTCGCCGAAGAAGCCCACAAGGGCACCCTGCAACTGCCCGTCCGTTGA
- the nudE gene encoding ADP compounds hydrolase NudE encodes MRNCPTILKTELLAQSGHFQIEALHLQFSNGQQRVYERLRGTGYRSVMLVAMPDPEHVLLVREYAVGVEKTILGLPKGGAEPDEDYLQAAQRELSEEVGMRAERLTELGELTLAPGHLCHRYRVVLAEQLSPCQLQGDEPEPLECLRVPLAQIPELVARGELHEARAIAALFMAMGALSRRG; translated from the coding sequence ATGCGCAACTGCCCAACCATCCTCAAGACTGAACTGCTGGCGCAAAGCGGCCACTTTCAGATCGAAGCCCTGCACCTGCAATTCAGCAACGGCCAGCAGCGGGTCTACGAACGCCTGCGCGGCACCGGTTATCGCTCGGTGATGCTGGTGGCGATGCCTGATCCAGAGCATGTGCTGCTGGTGCGCGAATACGCGGTCGGTGTGGAAAAAACCATCCTCGGCCTGCCCAAGGGCGGCGCGGAGCCCGATGAAGACTACTTGCAGGCAGCGCAGCGCGAGCTGAGCGAAGAAGTCGGCATGCGCGCCGAACGCCTCACCGAACTGGGCGAGCTGACCCTGGCACCGGGGCACTTGTGCCACCGCTACCGGGTGGTGTTGGCCGAACAACTGAGCCCCTGCCAACTGCAAGGCGACGAACCCGAACCCCTGGAATGCCTGCGGGTACCCCTGGCACAAATCCCCGAACTGGTAGCCCGCGGCGAACTCCATGAAGCCCGGGCCATTGCCGCGCTGTTCATGGCCATGGGCGCCCTCTCCCGACGCGGCTGA
- a CDS encoding fumarylacetoacetate hydrolase family protein, whose protein sequence is MSVQLRREFGEELYQALLSGSTLAPLTERWPSISIEDAYHISLYAIERRVAAGDQIVGKKIGVTSAAVQQMLNVHQPDFGFITRQMSFDDDARISLSANKLIQPRAEGEIAFKLKHDLVGPGITEADVLAATEYVMPCFEIVDSRIHDWRIRIQDTVADNASCGVFVLGDSKVDPRELDLPNLRMRVFKNGEPLSEGLGSAVQGNPLTAVAWLANTLGAFGIPFKAGEIILSGSLVPLEPARAGDLFSLTIDGLGSARVSFCA, encoded by the coding sequence ATGAGCGTGCAATTGCGCCGTGAGTTCGGCGAAGAGCTTTATCAGGCGCTGCTCAGCGGCTCCACCCTGGCGCCGCTGACCGAGCGCTGGCCGTCGATCAGCATCGAAGACGCCTATCACATTTCCCTGTACGCCATTGAGCGTCGGGTGGCGGCCGGTGACCAGATCGTCGGCAAGAAAATCGGCGTCACCTCGGCGGCGGTCCAGCAGATGCTCAACGTGCATCAGCCGGATTTCGGCTTCATCACGCGGCAGATGTCGTTCGATGACGATGCGCGGATTTCCCTGTCGGCGAACAAGTTGATTCAGCCCCGGGCCGAGGGCGAGATCGCCTTCAAGCTCAAGCATGATCTGGTCGGCCCCGGCATCACCGAGGCCGACGTGCTGGCCGCCACCGAGTACGTGATGCCGTGCTTCGAAATCGTCGATTCGCGGATTCACGACTGGCGCATCCGCATCCAGGACACGGTCGCTGACAACGCCTCCTGCGGTGTATTCGTGTTGGGCGACAGCAAGGTCGATCCCCGTGAGCTGGACCTGCCGAACTTGCGCATGCGCGTGTTCAAGAACGGTGAGCCGCTGAGTGAAGGCCTGGGTTCGGCGGTGCAGGGCAATCCGTTGACGGCGGTGGCCTGGCTGGCCAACACCCTGGGCGCCTTCGGCATTCCGTTCAAAGCCGGGGAAATCATCCTGTCCGGCTCCCTGGTACCGCTGGAACCGGCCCGTGCCGGCGACCTTTTTTCGCTGACTATCGACGGCCTGGGCAGTGCCCGGGTGTCTTTCTGCGCCTGA
- a CDS encoding SRPBCC family protein, giving the protein MSAIASHSVRLELSPQVAWAKLRDLSLAPHYVPGLTGCHFHPGAHEGVGASRRVLRKGGQFLDESVMQWQEGTGFELLLHKGTNGSPFPFREATFSYALQPEGNATRITLQMRYSLRGGRLMELLLGKAFNKVVRQIAENLKAYYETGRTQNPDMTLSTSSIDVV; this is encoded by the coding sequence ATGTCCGCAATTGCCAGCCACAGCGTACGACTTGAGCTGTCTCCTCAGGTGGCGTGGGCCAAACTGCGCGACCTGAGCCTGGCCCCGCACTATGTGCCGGGGCTCACCGGTTGCCATTTTCACCCCGGTGCACACGAAGGCGTTGGCGCCAGTCGCCGAGTGCTGCGCAAAGGTGGCCAGTTTTTGGATGAAAGCGTGATGCAATGGCAGGAAGGCACCGGCTTCGAATTGCTTTTACATAAAGGCACCAATGGCTCGCCCTTCCCGTTTCGCGAAGCCACGTTCAGCTATGCCTTGCAGCCCGAAGGCAATGCGACCCGCATCACCCTGCAAATGCGCTACAGCCTGCGCGGTGGCAGGCTGATGGAATTACTTTTGGGAAAAGCCTTCAACAAAGTCGTGCGGCAGATCGCCGAGAACCTCAAGGCCTACTACGAAACCGGCCGGACACAGAATCCGGATATGACGTTGAGCACCTCCAGCATAGATGTCGTTTGA
- a CDS encoding MaoC family dehydratase, with amino-acid sequence MPRIFDTPMALFEAVGESLGASDWLLLEQDRIDQFADATGDHQWIHVDPLKAASGPFGACIAHGYLSLSLVNLFLPQIVEVRGLAMGVNYGCERVRFPSVVRVGSRVRGSAQLIAVEEVKGGVQATIRVSVEIDGEERPGCVVDTISRYYPA; translated from the coding sequence ATGCCACGTATTTTCGACACGCCGATGGCCTTGTTCGAGGCCGTTGGCGAATCACTCGGCGCCAGCGACTGGCTGCTGCTGGAGCAGGACCGCATCGACCAATTCGCCGATGCCACTGGCGATCACCAGTGGATTCACGTCGATCCGCTCAAGGCCGCCAGCGGCCCGTTTGGCGCCTGCATTGCCCATGGTTACCTGAGCCTGTCGCTGGTGAACCTGTTTTTGCCGCAGATCGTCGAGGTCCGTGGCCTGGCCATGGGCGTCAATTACGGCTGCGAGCGGGTGCGCTTTCCTTCGGTGGTGCGCGTCGGTTCGCGGGTGCGTGGCAGTGCGCAACTGATCGCGGTCGAGGAGGTGAAGGGCGGCGTGCAGGCGACCATCCGCGTCAGCGTCGAAATCGACGGCGAGGAACGCCCCGGCTGCGTGGTCGACACCATCAGTCGCTATTACCCGGCCTGA
- a CDS encoding SDR family oxidoreductase translates to MSVPQYVEGRGLLRGKSVLITAAAGAGIGFSAAVRAAEEGCRALMISDIHEGRLAEAVLKIRETTGLQQVFGQVCNVADEAQVQQLVACAERDLQGVDVLINNAGLGGSRLLVDMADEEWNRVIDVTLTGTMRMTRAMLPKMMERRAGVIVNNASVLGWRAQKEQAHYAAAKAGVMALTRCAAVEAADYGIRVNAVSPSIALHDFLRKSAPQAVLDQLAANEAFGRAAEVWEVANVMMFLASDYSSYMTGEVLSVSSQRA, encoded by the coding sequence ATGTCTGTACCTCAATATGTTGAAGGTCGCGGCCTGCTGCGTGGCAAGTCGGTGTTGATCACCGCGGCGGCGGGGGCCGGGATCGGTTTTTCCGCTGCTGTGCGTGCTGCCGAGGAAGGTTGCCGCGCGCTGATGATCAGCGATATCCATGAAGGCCGGTTGGCCGAGGCGGTGCTGAAAATCCGCGAAACCACCGGGCTGCAACAAGTCTTCGGCCAGGTCTGCAATGTCGCCGACGAAGCCCAGGTGCAGCAACTGGTTGCCTGCGCCGAGCGCGACCTGCAAGGCGTCGATGTGTTGATCAACAACGCCGGGCTTGGCGGCTCGCGCTTGCTGGTGGACATGGCCGACGAAGAGTGGAATCGGGTCATCGATGTGACGCTCACCGGCACCATGCGCATGACCCGCGCCATGCTGCCGAAAATGATGGAGCGCCGTGCCGGGGTGATCGTCAACAACGCCTCGGTGCTGGGCTGGCGTGCACAGAAGGAACAGGCGCACTACGCCGCCGCCAAGGCCGGGGTCATGGCCCTGACCCGCTGCGCAGCGGTCGAGGCCGCCGACTACGGCATCCGCGTCAATGCGGTCAGCCCGAGCATTGCCCTGCACGATTTCCTGCGCAAATCCGCGCCCCAGGCGGTACTCGATCAACTCGCCGCCAACGAAGCGTTCGGCCGCGCTGCCGAAGTCTGGGAAGTGGCCAACGTGATGATGTTCCTGGCCAGCGACTACAGCTCCTACATGACCGGCGAAGTGTTGTCGGTGTCCAGCCAGAGGGCGTGA